A window of Phaseolus vulgaris cultivar G19833 chromosome 4, P. vulgaris v2.0, whole genome shotgun sequence genomic DNA:
CGACCCGCCGACATCCCTTTACCAACACCATCATCAAAGTCCCATTGCCTGAgaagtggaagggtttcaaccgagaccgatatgacgggtcgaccgacccggacgagcatatggACGCTTACACCACCCATATGAGTCTCTACACCTCGGATGACGTTGTGTTATGCCCAGTGTTTGCCACATCCTTGAAGGGAGCAGCCCTTagttggttcaccaagctcTCACCCAACTCCATCGATAGCTTTGCCACACTCGTAGCAAAGTTCGAGATATAGTTCGCGACCAGCCGACCACACCACCTAACCTCCATCGCCCTGGTAGGCATCCGCTAGGATAAGGGAGAATCGCTGAGAACCTTTGCCGATAGGTTTAGTAAGGTGGCAATGAGCATCCGGAATCTGAGCCCGGACGTTgccatgcaccacatgctgacaGCCCTACGTCCAGGGCCCTTTGCCGACAACCTGTGCATGCAGCCGACCGACAGCCTGGATGAGTTGAGGAAGAGAGCCACTAAGTACATGCAGCTGGAAGAGCTCAGAGAGTTACGTAACCAGGCCCGCGCCGAGGCCGGTggggagaaaagaaaagaagagaaagaccGCTAGGGGCGGCCGAGTCAAAGAAATGACCGACGCCGAGACAACCGGGATCGACCAATCCGGTTCTCAAGATACACACCCCTGACGACCGGGAGGAGGAGGATTTTGGACGAGGCCCTCAATGCCAAGTTGATCCCTCCTCCAAGGAAGGTGGCCAGCCCAAACAATGCCGACCAGAGAAAGTAGTGTCGGTACCACCAAAACACCGGGCACTCGACCAAGGAGTGTCAGGCCTTGAAGGATAAGATCGAGGAATTTATCCAGGCAGGGCATCTCCGCCGATTCGTCAGGAATGGCCGAGACCTACCCCGCCGGGTGGATCCACCCAGGCGGACGAGGTCACCTCAACGCGGTCAAAATGACCGGGATAACAGAGGCGACCGACAACCCGCAAGGGACGATCCCCCCCGAAAGgacgacccccccccccctagGGAGGCCAATAGGAGAGGTAACCGGGAGGTTATCAACACTATAGTCGGCGGCTTCGTCGGGGGAGGAAGCACGAACAACGCCCGAGAGAAACACCTGCGAGCAGTACACCAGGTAAACGCGGTGGCATTCCGACCgaggatgccacccatcacATTCACGAACGAGGACTTTAAGGGCGTGGACTATCGCTAGCAGGACGACCCGATGGTGATAGCGCTCGATATAGACCGATTCACCATCCGGAAGACCCTtgtggaccagggaagttcagtaGACATCCTCTACTGGAAAACTTTTAAGGCCATGAGGATAGCCGAGGCCGAGATGAAGCCATACGACGACCACGTGGTAGGATTATCGGGCGATTGGGTGGGTACCAAGGGTTACATCGAATTGTACACCACCTTCGGAGAGGGGAATAGCACCAGTACCATCAAAATCCGATACCTGGTCATCGACgccaacacctcctacaacatcctcctcggACGACCATCCATCAACAGGCTGATGGCCATTGTATCAACCCCTCACCTCGCAATGAAGTTCCCTTCGAGGACAAGGGACATTCTCACGGTCCACGTGGACCAGAAAGACGCACGAGAGTGCTACGCCGAGAGCCTTCGGGTGAAACCTTTAAGGAACGACACCTCTCCCCTCAGGGTGAGAAAGTCCTCTCAAAAGGACCGCTCACCCAGAAAGGACCAACCGAGGAAGGTCGAGCCAACCATGGCGTTGGTAGACCTCGATCCCCGGGCGACCGAGCACAGACTGGAGGCGAGAGGAGAACTAAGGAGAGTCCCCCTCCTCGACGAAGAGCACAACATCGTTGTAGGAACGGCCTTGGCAGCAGCCGAGGCCGAGATCATGCACGCCGCGCTGAAGAAAAACATGGACATGTTCACCTGGACACCGACCGACATGCCAGGGGTGAGCCCGGATGTCATCACTCACCGACTCTCGATATTTAAAGAAGCTCGCCCGATCTCCCAAAAGAAGAGGGACTTGGGCAACGAAAAACGACTCGCGGCGAAGGAAGAGGCCGACAAGCTGCTGTCGGCCGGATTCATAAGGGAGGCCCGATACACGActtggctggccaacgtcgtcatgGTCACCAAGCTGAATGGTaactggaggatgtgcgtcaACTACAGAAACATCAACCTACCCCCTCCCGAACATTGACCGACTGGAGGACGAGGCGGCCGACCACAAAATTATGAGTTTTTTGGACGGTTTCTCTGGCtataaccagataagcatgcaccccagggacaaggagaaaacagccttcatgacctCTGACACCAACTACTATTACGAGGTCATGCCGTTCGGCCTCAAGAGCGCGGGGGCGACCTAGCAGCGCCTCATGGACAAAATCTTCAAAGGCCTAATCGGCCGGGTGGTAGAGGTATACGTGGGCGACATAGTCGTGAAGTCCGACTCGTTCGAACAACATCTGAGGGACCTGAACAAGGTCTTCAAAGCCCTCAGGGGAGTCAACATGAAGctcaaccccgagaagtgtACTTTCGGGGTTGAGGGGAGGAAGTTcctaggcttcatgctcacccaccgggggatagaggccaaccccgacaaatgtcaGGTCATACTCAACATGAGAAGTTCGAATAGCGTCAAGAAGGTACAACAAATCCTAGGGCGGCTGACTGCCCTCTCCAGGTTCGTCCCCTGCCTGGCCGAGAGGACAAGACCGATGATCCAGCTGCTCCGAAAGGGCAAAAAATTGGCCTAGGATGACCGATGCGAGGAaatctttaaacaattcaaggAATTCCTGACATCCCCGGCTGTCATCCAGAAGCCGAAACCCGACCACCCAATCCTGGTGTATCTGGCAGTCTCAGAGGAAGCAGTCAGCGTTGCCCTAGTACAAGAGACCGAGGGTGAGGAGCGATCGGTGTACTTCGTCAGCCGAACCCTCCACTCGGCCGAGACCAGGTACCAGATGATAGAGAAGGTGGCTCTCGCCCTAGTCCTCATGACAAGACGAATGCGCCCctacttccaaaatcacttCATGATTGTAAGAACCGACtaccctatttttaaaattttatctaagcCAGACCTTGCAGGGAGAATGATCGGTTGGTCAGTCGAACTCTCCGAGTTCGACATACGCTACGAACCAAGGGGCGCCATCAAGTCACAATGCCTAGCCGACTTCTCGACCGAGCTGACACCATTGCCCACCCCCTCGAGCGGGTGGACGCTCTATGTGGACGGCTCCTCAAATAAAACAGCCTGTGGAACACGAGTCGTCCTGGAGGGGCCGAGCGACCTCTTCCTGGAGCAAGCTCTCCAATTCGGATTCCGGGCGGCCAACAACCAAGCCGAGTACGAAGCCTTGCTCGTCGGGCTGAACCTAGCCTACGACATGGGAGCACGCGAAGTTACATGCAAAAGCGACTCTCAGGTGAAGGTCGGCCAAGTCAATGGAGAATTTGAAGTAAAGGAGCCTTTGCTGCAATGGTACTACCACGCGGCAAAAAACAGCATCACCCGTTTAAGCAAAGCACCCTTGGAACACACGAGGGAAGACAATAAAAGGGCCGACATCTTGTTCAAGCTGTTAGTCACCAAGAAGAAGAGCCACCAGAGATCAGTCATACAGATATGGCTGAGACACCCCAGTGTGACTGACGCCGAGGCCGAGTGTCTGGCTATAGACGAGGTCGACAACTAGATGACACCCGTCATCCAGTACTTAACGGACGGCACGTGCAAGCCAGACCAAGAAAAGGTGATGAAGCAGCAATGCACCCGGTACACCATGATCAACAAAGACTTGTACCGAAGAGG
This region includes:
- the LOC137838785 gene encoding uncharacterized protein produces the protein MVIALDIDRFTIRKTLVDQGSSVDILYWKTFKAMRIAEAEMKPYDDHVVGLSGDWVGTKGYIELYTTFGEGNSTSTIKIRYLVIDANTSYNILLGRPSINRLMAIVSTPHLAMKFPSRTRDILTVHVDQKDARECYAESLRVKPLRNDTSPLRVRKSSQKDRSPRKDQPRKVEPTMALVDLDPRATEHRLEARGELRRVPLLDEEHNIVVGTALAAAEAEIMHAALKKNMDMFTWTPTDMPGVSPDVITHRLSIFKEARPISQKKRDLGNEKRLAAKEEADKLLSAGFIREARYTTWLANVVMVTKLNGNWRMCVNYRNINLPPPEH